A single window of Azotosporobacter soli DNA harbors:
- a CDS encoding asparagine synthase-related protein, with protein sequence MSAIYGIFHYDGCPVEANVGAAMQEKMAVFPADACKTFLDKDVFLGCRAQFITPESLCEVLPYQDLPNRMTITADAIIDNRMSLLAAMGIAADQGARIPDSLLILKAYQKWGRECPKYLIGDFAFVIWDERQRCMFCAVDHAGTRTLYYYRAAGVFAFSTLLKPLFSHPAIPARHDDMWIGDFLAIPSVMHQLDAELTLYQDVYLLPAGHSLSVGGDGSVIKEVYWQVQEQPELVLKSDAEYEEALRDVLSEAVRCRMRSILPVGVMLSGGLDSPAVAALAAKELKGQRLAAFSMTPMIGYRDWLPIDGSAIADETPFVEAVSQYIGNIDVTYCRASGLHPMSDTERLTRILEQPYKIFENLFWIDNIIAEAKQKGVGVLLHGSVGNMTISWGEKQSYLVSLLQYRRWRRLLRESWVTSRRYREPNKMLYALLGGLLPVGCQKILSLLQSGNHDAWVSELPPINPAFAEKMGSRERFNRFGYDLSGVSRKTSFECRQDQMQPSFFAHVSTLSTKLLLSYGMVMRDPTLDRRVIEFCLRLPEDQYVRNGRERFLIRRAMKGLLPDKVRLNERVRGNQTADIAQRLQPVWPELTTEISLIGRRPAEKKYLDICKIKRQLEKHPVINDDESENSGVRMLIRSLIFSRFLQSEGKI encoded by the coding sequence ATGAGTGCAATTTACGGTATCTTCCATTATGACGGATGCCCGGTGGAGGCGAACGTCGGAGCGGCGATGCAGGAAAAAATGGCGGTTTTCCCTGCGGATGCATGTAAAACATTCTTGGATAAAGATGTTTTTTTAGGCTGCCGGGCGCAGTTTATTACGCCTGAATCGTTATGCGAAGTGCTGCCTTATCAGGACCTGCCAAACCGGATGACTATTACGGCTGATGCCATCATCGACAACCGGATGTCTTTGTTAGCGGCGATGGGAATTGCGGCGGATCAGGGGGCTAGAATTCCCGATAGCCTATTGATTCTGAAAGCGTATCAAAAATGGGGTCGAGAATGTCCCAAATATTTGATCGGTGATTTTGCTTTTGTCATTTGGGATGAAAGACAGCGGTGTATGTTTTGTGCCGTCGATCACGCCGGAACCAGGACGTTATATTATTACCGGGCAGCTGGTGTATTTGCTTTCTCCACACTTCTTAAGCCGTTATTCTCCCATCCGGCGATTCCGGCTCGACACGACGACATGTGGATTGGCGATTTTTTGGCGATTCCATCGGTTATGCATCAACTGGATGCAGAGTTGACGCTGTACCAGGATGTTTATCTCCTGCCAGCGGGCCATAGCTTGAGTGTGGGTGGGGACGGTTCTGTTATTAAAGAGGTATATTGGCAGGTACAGGAGCAGCCGGAATTGGTGCTTAAATCTGATGCTGAATATGAAGAAGCTTTGCGCGATGTACTGTCAGAAGCGGTGCGTTGCCGAATGCGAAGCATCCTGCCGGTGGGGGTAATGTTGAGCGGCGGATTGGATTCGCCAGCGGTCGCGGCACTGGCGGCCAAGGAACTAAAAGGGCAACGGTTGGCGGCTTTCAGCATGACGCCCATGATTGGCTATCGTGACTGGCTCCCGATCGATGGAAGCGCGATTGCTGATGAGACGCCATTTGTAGAAGCGGTGAGCCAATACATCGGCAATATTGACGTAACTTATTGCCGGGCCTCGGGCCTCCATCCGATGAGTGATACCGAGCGTCTGACTAGGATTTTGGAGCAGCCATATAAGATATTTGAAAATTTATTTTGGATTGATAATATCATTGCTGAAGCTAAACAAAAAGGGGTCGGTGTCTTGTTGCACGGTAGCGTCGGTAACATGACGATTTCTTGGGGCGAAAAGCAAAGCTATCTGGTATCTCTACTGCAGTATAGGCGATGGCGCCGTTTGCTGCGAGAAAGTTGGGTGACTTCAAGGCGATACCGGGAACCGAATAAAATGTTATACGCGTTACTCGGCGGCCTGCTGCCGGTCGGCTGCCAAAAAATACTCTCGCTGTTGCAGAGCGGAAATCATGATGCATGGGTATCGGAACTACCGCCGATTAATCCTGCATTTGCAGAGAAAATGGGCAGCCGGGAACGATTTAATCGGTTTGGCTACGATTTGTCCGGCGTCAGTCGAAAAACTTCCTTTGAGTGCCGTCAGGATCAGATGCAACCCAGTTTTTTTGCGCATGTCAGCACACTTAGTACTAAATTGCTATTGTCATACGGCATGGTGATGCGTGATCCGACGCTAGACAGACGGGTTATTGAGTTTTGTCTGCGACTGCCGGAAGATCAGTATGTGAGGAATGGACGAGAGCGGTTTTTGATTCGAAGGGCGATGAAAGGTTTGCTGCCGGACAAGGTGCGTTTGAACGAACGCGTCCGGGGAAATCAGACTGCCGATATTGCGCAGCGATTGCAGCCGGTTTGGCCAGAATTGACAACGGAAATCAGTCTGATCGGTCGACGTCCGGCTGAAAAAAAATATCTGGACATTTGCAAAATAAAACGACAATTGGAAAAACATCCGGTAATCAATGATGATGAAAGTGAAAACTCGGGCGTGCGAATGTTGATACGCAGCTTGATTTTTAGTCGCTTTTTGCAAAGTGAGGGGAAAATATGA
- a CDS encoding ABC transporter ATP-binding protein, which translates to MNLIVDYICELYRFSRGKFLAALSLMILLGLLEGVGVVLIIPLLGVAGIIPGLGGQVGLMGDLNRFCLQLGIGISLPLILVVYLLLNLSQSLLQRWQTLLNVDIQQSFCQFLAVRLFRAIAYAKWQLLMTKAKSELMHIIFSELMQIGTAALSMLGLIALVMVTAVQIILALWIAPLLTVAVLVAAAFLFWGMRPFLGESRKRGHVIMEGNRELFNDLTEHLNGIKEIKSYSIEAAQVDNFSRLYGILKGNVIRFQRLQTRTDMLYKMGATVFISLFLYIAIDVFKLRPEEFVLITVISSRLWPRFSSMQTSLQNINMLLPSFKSVRELEQQCLVNSENLPNGVDVKRLKLQRGIELRDVSFAYAGKVNRPAVTGICAMLPSGTTTALVGVSGAGKSTLVDLLIGLLIPKHGVVLIDGKPLQENLRAWRNSIGYVSQDPFLINASIRENLKWASPAASDGEVWEALRLAAADGFVSALPEGLSTVVGDRGVRLSGGERQRIVLARALLRKPAILILDEATSALDSENEKRIQQAIEGLQGKMTIVVIAHRISTIRNADQIFVVEQGRIVEQGNYQSLTKDGSSRFYSLASLYNASSDVG; encoded by the coding sequence ATGAATCTGATTGTCGACTATATCTGCGAGTTGTATCGGTTTTCCCGCGGGAAATTTTTAGCTGCGTTGAGTCTCATGATTTTATTGGGGCTATTGGAGGGGGTCGGCGTCGTGCTGATTATTCCGTTGTTGGGAGTCGCCGGAATTATTCCAGGTCTTGGTGGGCAAGTCGGATTAATGGGGGATTTGAATCGATTTTGCCTTCAACTGGGCATTGGCATAAGCTTGCCGTTGATTCTTGTGGTATATTTATTGCTCAATCTGAGTCAAAGCCTACTGCAACGCTGGCAGACGCTGTTGAATGTCGACATCCAACAATCGTTTTGCCAATTTTTGGCGGTTCGTTTGTTTCGGGCGATTGCGTATGCAAAATGGCAGCTTCTAATGACCAAGGCAAAATCAGAACTGATGCATATTATTTTCAGTGAATTGATGCAAATCGGCACTGCGGCGTTAAGCATGCTGGGATTGATTGCGTTAGTTATGGTAACGGCGGTTCAGATCATTCTGGCTCTTTGGATTGCGCCGTTGCTTACGGTTGCGGTATTGGTTGCCGCCGCTTTCCTGTTTTGGGGCATGCGGCCGTTCCTAGGAGAGTCTCGCAAACGCGGCCACGTAATCATGGAAGGAAATCGTGAACTGTTCAACGATCTGACCGAACACTTGAACGGGATAAAGGAAATTAAAAGTTACAGCATTGAAGCGGCACAAGTGGATAACTTTTCCAGGCTGTATGGGATATTGAAGGGAAATGTGATACGGTTTCAGCGGTTGCAGACTAGGACGGATATGCTGTATAAGATGGGTGCAACGGTATTCATTTCGTTGTTCTTATATATAGCTATTGACGTCTTTAAGCTACGCCCGGAAGAATTCGTTTTGATTACGGTGATTTCCTCCCGACTTTGGCCCAGATTTTCGTCGATGCAAACGAGTCTGCAAAATATTAACATGCTGCTGCCGTCGTTCAAGTCGGTAAGGGAGCTAGAGCAGCAGTGCTTGGTAAATAGCGAAAATTTGCCGAATGGAGTCGACGTAAAGCGCTTGAAATTACAGCGCGGCATTGAACTGCGTGATGTTTCATTTGCTTATGCCGGAAAAGTGAATCGCCCAGCCGTAACGGGAATTTGTGCGATGCTGCCATCTGGAACGACGACGGCTTTGGTGGGTGTGTCTGGTGCTGGAAAGAGCACTTTGGTCGACTTGCTAATCGGGTTATTGATACCGAAGCATGGCGTGGTATTGATTGATGGCAAGCCGTTGCAAGAAAACTTGAGAGCATGGCGAAACTCTATTGGTTACGTATCCCAGGATCCATTTTTAATCAATGCCAGCATCAGGGAAAATTTGAAATGGGCTTCTCCGGCAGCATCAGATGGCGAGGTGTGGGAAGCGTTAAGACTGGCTGCCGCCGACGGATTTGTAAGTGCGTTGCCGGAGGGATTGTCCACGGTTGTGGGGGATAGAGGCGTTAGGTTATCAGGTGGTGAACGTCAACGAATTGTTCTGGCCAGAGCGCTACTCCGAAAACCGGCTATTCTCATTTTGGACGAGGCGACCAGTGCATTGGATTCGGAAAATGAAAAAAGGATACAGCAGGCTATCGAGGGGCTGCAGGGGAAAATGACGATTGTCGTGATTGCGCATCGCATATCGACGATTCGAAATGCCGATCAAATCTTTGTTGTTGAACAGGGCAGGATCGTTGAACAAGGAAATTATCAGTCGCTAACGAAAGACGGTTCCAGTCGGTTCTATAGTTTGGCCAGCCTGTATAACGCCAGCAGTGATGTCGGTTAA